The sequence TCGTCCGTAAGCTCTTCCCTGACGGCGATGCCGCGCATCCGCTTCTCGATCCAGTCATCGGAATACCCCTTGGCCTTATAGATCGCCCGCGACCTTTTCGTTGCCAGTTCCGGGTCTTCTATTTCCTGAACCCTCTCGTAACCGACTTTTGCCAGCCAGCGCTTGAAGGGTTCGGCCTTAGGGGAAGGGATGGACTGAATGATGCGGAAGACGCCTTCTGTGTTGGCGCAATTGACTTTTTGCTTCCCTCCAGGAGTTTCTATCCAAAGGGGGGTGGCAATTTGCCCCCACCCTTTGGATAACTCCTCGTCACGACGACGCATATCTTTGATATATCCGGATGGATCCTTTGAATCGGTCAATACATCGACAACATCAGATATCACAAACCACCATTCGTTGTTATGAAGTGTTTTGCGGATACCCCTGCCTCGAAAAAGAGCAATTTTTGTTTCGATCTGAGGCGGAACATTCTTTTTAGTCATGATAAAATCTCCATTAAATTGCCAATCTATTTAAAATACTATGCCCGCGTCAGAGAAATAAGCCTACAACCGAAACCCTTCGCGGGACCAATGCTTTTCGCATGAAGCATCAACGAATCTCTGCACCTTGCAGTGTTCGCACTCTCCTTGGTGAAAACAACCTTCGCTCCGTAGCAAATGATACCGGTGCATCGGGAAGGGTGTCCCGCCCTTCGCTAAAGGTCTCAACCTCCTCCTGACGAGTGAATGATTTAAGTGATTTCTCTCCAATGAGCAGCCGCAGTGCATCGTCTCGACTATCCTTCAAACCGGCAAAAACCGGGGCGGATGGTATACAGGTTTTACGTCCGAGCCAGATGCCCCAGGC comes from Deltaproteobacteria bacterium and encodes:
- a CDS encoding Bro-N domain-containing protein, which encodes MTKKNVPPQIETKIALFRGRGIRKTLHNNEWWFVISDVVDVLTDSKDPSGYIKDMRRRDEELSKGWGQIATPLWIETPGGKQKVNCANTEGVFRIIQSIPSPKAEPFKRWLAKVGYERVQEIEDPELATKRSRAIYKAKGYSDDWIEKRMRGIAVREELTDEWKKRDVKQEQEYKILTAEIAKAAFGVTPGEHKELKGLKRENLRDHMTDLELIFSMLGEAATTEITRVDDAQGFHESKTAARKGGGVAGKARKDLEKKTGKRVVSPENYLSEPESRKRLKA